The nucleotide window ACAGCATGCTCTTGTCGTCGACGCTCTTGCACTTGAGCCTCAGCTTGTCGGCATACTCGCTGTCCAGCGACGGGTCGACGAGGCCGTTTCCGGTGGTGTTGTAGAGCCGGTCGGCGAACGACGGGCAGTGCGCCGTCCCGAGCGTGTGCGCGCCGGAGAGGACGACGAGGTCCTTGAGGTCGAGCCCCTTGGAGGCGAAGATCCGGGTGAGCAGAGGGACGTCGCCGAAGGAGGGTGGCAGCTCGTCGCTCGCCTCCGTGGCAGTGGACACGCTGCCGTCTCTCCTGCCGAGTGCCACGGGCCAGGAGGGTCCCTTGGCCAGGACGACGGCGTCGCGGGCCATGAGCGTGAGCACGTCGGCGCAGGACACAACGCCCGGGCATGCGGCCTCGAGCTTGGCCTTCACCCGCTCCACGGAGCCGAATCCCCGCAGGCTTTTGTTGGGCTTGGCGTCCCTCTCTGCCAGGTTGCCCTTGGTGGAGTCCAGCAGCACAGACGCGTCACAGCCCTGCATGTGGCGTTCCGCGTTTGCGTACATCATCCATCAGTACACGGACATGCATGCTTGTGCAAGTGCGCAAAGCCATCATGATC belongs to Triticum urartu cultivar G1812 chromosome 7, Tu2.1, whole genome shotgun sequence and includes:
- the LOC125522222 gene encoding peroxidase 1-like, with amino-acid sequence MAMGSFLIPISLLVLAASSAVAQLEMGYYRKSCPDVEAIVREEMVKIISAAPSLAGPLLRLHFHDCFVRGCDASVLLDSTKGNLAERDAKPNKSLRGFGSVERVKAKLEAACPGVVSCADVLTLMARDAVVLAKGPSWPVALGRRDGSVSTATEASDELPPSFGDVPLLTRIFASKGLDLKDLVVLSGAHTLGTAHCPSFADRLYNTTGNGLVDPSLDSEYADKLRLKCKSVDDKSMLSEMDPGSYRTFDTSYYRHVAKRRGLFRSDAALLTDATTEEYVRHVATGKFDDAFFRDFSESMIKMGNIGVLTGRDGDIRKKCYVLN